The following coding sequences are from one Diabrotica virgifera virgifera chromosome 2, PGI_DIABVI_V3a window:
- the LOC114340342 gene encoding LOW QUALITY PROTEIN: telomere length regulation protein TEL2 homolog (The sequence of the model RefSeq protein was modified relative to this genomic sequence to represent the inferred CDS: inserted 2 bases in 1 codon) produces the protein MLNVLRQAARNLSQIKIQEEPAKKKSKIKQDVENVKEIIRKRLESKTRYFSKRKIIKKEQVNKFTEAAGYFFFPLLYGYTQNKMSQDSQTDSDFVFLIHFIETLAVVMCASRNCPVAPRMAKEIFHFSWFLRFHKEVKVRMAVLSLIASAVMNVPQSILVRDFINELFXIRLWLSDLLSPNIAKGEPNSECRNLAACTIVLIEGVLKVDTDNEETV, from the exons ATGTTGAACGTTTTGAGGCAAGCCGCGAGGAATCTGTCACAAATCAAAATTCAGGAAGAACCAGccaaaaagaaatcaaaaatTAAGCAAGACGTagaaaatgttaaagaaattataaGGAAACGATTAGAAAGTAAAACGAGATACTTTAGTAAGCGCAAAATTATCAAAAAGGAACAGGTAAATAAGTTTACTGAAGCAGCTGGCTATTTTTTCTTTCCTCTTTTATACGGCTATACACAAAACAAGATGTCGCAAGATTCCCAAACCGACAGCGATTTTGTGTTTTTGATACACTTCATAGAAACGTTAGCTGTAGTAATGTGTGCTTCTCGAAATTGCCCCGTAGCCCCTCGTATGGCCAAAGAGATCTTTCACTTTTCTTGGTTTTTGAGGTTCCATAAGGAGGTCAAAGTGCGCATGGCCGTTTTGAGCCTCATCGCTTCTGCTGTTATGAACGTTCCTCAGAGTATTTTAGTTAGAGATTTCATCAACGAGTTGTT GATTCGTCTGTGGTTGTCAGATCTGTTAAGTCCTAATATTGCTAAGGGGGAACCCAATTCGGAATGTCGGAATTTGGCAGCTTGTACGATCGTTCTTATAGAAGGAGTTCTTAAAGTGGACACAGATAACGAGGAGACCGTTTAG